CTGAAGCCTTGAAGCTGCGGCTTCCCGATTCGAAGATATCGCGCTCGCTATTGATCCATCGACTGGTTCGAATAGAATAGAACCCGTACAACAATCCAAGTCACCCGCTCAGGAGACATCTACTCCCCATGTCCCCTCagcacctccaccacctccacccccaGCACCAGCTGTCGCGGCTCCTGCGGTTCAAGAGACACCAAAGAGTGTACTTTCATTCCATGAAAAGGTCGTCGATGCCAAGGTCAAGCCCTTCCTAGACTTCACCAAAAACTTTGCTGGTCCTAATGTCGTTGAGATTGTGCGTCAATTCTATCAGAGCGAATCCGTCGTCAAGCTGACAATGATGTTGACGTTTTGAAGAGTGCTCTAGTTCAAAAGCAGTATGAGATTCTAGGTGATTTCTTGGAACTGGTGTCATCCTGCACAAAGCCGGAACAGAAAACATTGGAGAATATCCTCGGTCCATTCCTCAAATCCATTGAAGCTATATCTCGTGCCAAGGAAGCCAACAGGCGTGACAGGGACTGGTTCTCGCACTTAACTATCCTAGCAGAGGGTGCACCAATCATTGGATGGGTTATCAATGTGAGCATTTGCAATTATTACGTTCTGTGGCGCTAAATGACCATGGTTTTCGTCTAGCCCAAACCTGCACAATTTGTCGTCGATATCAAGGACACAGTCGTATACTACGGAAATAGGGTGAAACAAGAATACAAAGATAAGTAAGTAGATTGTCTCTTTCCGTGATTGTCATGCAAGAGTAACCCATGGTACCAGGAATCCTAAACACGTTGAATGGGTTAACCTGTATGTTGCGATCTTCGATGCCATGCAGGCATACATCAAAGAGTATCATGCTGCTGGCTTGGTGTGGAATTCGAAGGTGTGTAGTTATAGCCAAGTTAATGACGATTTCCTAATACCATTTCACCTCTACTAATCAAGGGTATCCCTGTTCAAGAATACAAAGCTCAGGGTTCAGCCGAAGCAGGTGGtgctccaccaccaccaccaccacctcctcctcctcctgccccggtacctgcacctgcacccgcgACCGCACCTGCAACTGGTGCCGCAGCAGTATTCGCCGAACTCAA
This Psilocybe cubensis strain MGC-MH-2018 chromosome 3, whole genome shotgun sequence DNA region includes the following protein-coding sequences:
- a CDS encoding Adenylyl cyclase-associated protein; translated protein: MANVNSSGLHSLATIIKRLEAAASRFEDIALAIDPSTGSNRIEPVQQSKSPAQETSTPHVPSAPPPPPPPAPAVAAPAVQETPKSVLSFHEKVVDAKVKPFLDFTKNFAGPNVVEISALVQKQYEILGDFLELVSSCTKPEQKTLENILGPFLKSIEAISRAKEANRRDRDWFSHLTILAEGAPIIGWVINPKPAQFVVDIKDTVVYYGNRVKQEYKDKNPKHVEWVNLYVAIFDAMQAYIKEYHAAGLVWNSKGIPVQEYKAQGSAEAGGAPPPPPPPPPPPAPVPAPAPATAPATGAAAVFAELNRGEEVTKGLRKVDKSEMTHKNPALRASSVVPASTSSSAVSKKPLKPSKPQALAGKKPSKLALEGNKWLVEYYENETLTIDQTEISQSVNVYGCKNTIVIIKGKVNAVNILKGSKTSVLVDSVVASISITDSPSFQLQITGTAPMIQLDSTDSGQIYLSKHSLNAEITTAKCSAINVSLPVAGEEEGIFEEQPVPEMFKTVIKDGKLVTTIVEHAG